In Sutterella faecalis, a genomic segment contains:
- a CDS encoding S24/S26 family peptidase has protein sequence MALKKSNPKERPGRGGYRIGAGRKPGWGEGLTKTIQVCVTPAQAEAFRTAGGPKWLRAELELRKLSERRESFIKAAEGAGIELGGLALQSFPVRSGSPDAAFSDYGKAGTLRLNDLIEENAGHTLFLFAPDNALAEAGIDQGDLLVVNAHPDLLMRLDAREERLMLLETGAGDAIARRSPASVCTGERILGVLQYIVKPAK, from the coding sequence ATGGCATTAAAAAAATCCAACCCTAAAGAACGCCCCGGAAGAGGCGGCTACCGCATAGGGGCAGGAAGAAAGCCCGGCTGGGGCGAGGGTCTCACGAAAACGATTCAGGTCTGCGTGACGCCAGCCCAGGCGGAAGCCTTCAGAACTGCCGGCGGACCGAAGTGGCTGAGAGCCGAGCTTGAGCTCAGAAAGCTGAGTGAAAGGCGCGAAAGCTTCATTAAAGCTGCCGAAGGTGCGGGCATTGAACTTGGCGGCCTTGCGCTTCAGTCCTTCCCCGTGCGATCGGGGTCGCCGGACGCAGCGTTCTCAGATTACGGAAAAGCCGGAACGCTGAGACTCAATGACCTGATTGAAGAAAATGCCGGGCACACGCTCTTTCTCTTTGCGCCCGACAACGCGCTCGCAGAAGCCGGAATCGACCAGGGAGACCTCCTTGTCGTCAATGCGCACCCGGATCTTCTCATGCGCCTTGACGCCCGGGAAGAACGGCTCATGCTGCTTGAAACCGGAGCCGGAGATGCAATTGCCAGACGATCTCCCGCTTCCGTCTGCACGGGTGAACGCATTCTTGGCGTCCTTCAATACATTGTGAAGCCGGCGAAATAA
- a CDS encoding transposase, giving the protein MAVPEHIRKVPRPRNTVVIDSGSNGAKRYAVHSRRASICKPGCNPRPVNGPVIGHIIDGKFVPRQSAASLAEDGPDYLSYGAAALLHDELRGLDDELFKVYEVKDACMILALALLRIEHKGIKISRCRQHYEKSFISVFYPGLPLSENTISKFLNLLGQDAGKMNAFITARLAAVCRDHHIIIDGTLKQNTSIVNDLSAFSRKARVKGCKEISVLYAYDLEAQEPLCAQVYPGNMIDARAYSSFVSENKIERGVLITDKGFPPKAIEGLLRKHEGLHFLTPLKRSDKKIAENAMLDFEDCLRGIDKRIRCKKVKMGNGRFLYSFRDSWKAQAEDNSFMDRQRRSDSYDKKNYDEHCGSYGTIVFESDLDMTCAEVYACYEQRWQLEMFFDVYKNSLDFGVTRVQSDYSVRGSEFVDLIASILTSRIVKRMSKAGVLDNATFGDVMDSLRTCWRNRKAPRESLPQVDDEYWNRLLKCDGELLAALELALPGKDKAPDPKKRGRPRKKPEQTKAQEVNPQPKRKPGRPRVRPIIYGPPRPRGRPRKERSSGSL; this is encoded by the coding sequence ATGGCCGTTCCAGAGCACATCCGCAAGGTTCCGAGACCGCGCAATACCGTTGTCATCGACAGCGGCAGCAATGGCGCCAAGCGCTATGCGGTTCACAGTCGTCGGGCTTCCATATGCAAGCCCGGCTGCAACCCGCGCCCGGTGAACGGGCCGGTCATTGGGCACATCATTGACGGCAAGTTTGTGCCTCGCCAGTCCGCGGCGAGTCTTGCAGAAGACGGTCCCGACTATCTCTCTTACGGGGCCGCGGCACTGCTTCACGACGAACTTCGAGGGCTCGACGATGAGCTCTTCAAGGTCTACGAAGTCAAGGACGCCTGCATGATTCTTGCGCTCGCCTTGCTCCGCATTGAGCACAAGGGCATCAAGATCTCCCGATGCCGTCAGCATTACGAAAAGTCCTTCATCTCGGTTTTCTACCCCGGACTGCCTCTCTCTGAGAACACCATCAGCAAGTTCCTGAACCTGCTCGGCCAGGACGCCGGCAAGATGAATGCCTTCATCACTGCCCGGCTCGCCGCCGTCTGCAGGGATCACCACATCATCATTGATGGAACGCTCAAGCAGAACACAAGCATCGTCAATGATTTGTCTGCCTTCTCAAGAAAGGCTCGCGTCAAGGGCTGCAAAGAGATTTCCGTCCTCTACGCCTATGACCTTGAAGCACAGGAACCCTTGTGCGCACAGGTCTATCCGGGCAATATGATCGACGCCCGCGCCTACAGCTCATTCGTTTCGGAAAACAAAATCGAACGAGGCGTCCTGATCACGGACAAGGGATTCCCTCCCAAGGCAATTGAAGGCCTGCTCCGAAAGCATGAAGGGCTTCATTTCCTCACGCCGCTGAAGCGCTCGGACAAGAAGATTGCAGAGAACGCCATGCTCGATTTCGAGGATTGTCTGCGCGGCATTGATAAGCGCATCCGCTGCAAAAAGGTAAAGATGGGAAACGGGCGCTTCCTCTACTCCTTCAGGGATTCGTGGAAGGCTCAGGCGGAAGACAACTCCTTCATGGACCGCCAGCGCAGGAGCGATTCATACGACAAGAAGAACTACGATGAGCATTGCGGTTCGTATGGAACAATCGTCTTTGAGTCGGATCTCGACATGACGTGCGCTGAGGTCTACGCATGCTACGAACAGCGCTGGCAGCTTGAGATGTTCTTCGATGTTTACAAGAACAGCCTTGATTTCGGCGTAACCCGGGTCCAGTCCGACTACTCCGTCCGCGGATCCGAATTCGTAGACCTCATTGCCTCCATCCTGACATCCCGCATTGTGAAGCGCATGTCGAAGGCAGGAGTACTCGACAATGCAACATTCGGGGATGTCATGGACTCGCTCAGAACGTGCTGGCGCAATCGCAAGGCGCCGCGGGAGAGCCTGCCGCAGGTTGATGACGAATACTGGAATCGTCTGCTGAAGTGCGATGGAGAGCTGCTGGCGGCTTTGGAGCTCGCCTTGCCCGGCAAAGACAAAGCGCCGGATCCGAAAAAACGCGGCCGGCCGCGCAAAAAACCGGAACAGACGAAGGCACAGGAAGTAAACCCCCAGCCGAAACGCAAGCCGGGGCGCCCCAGAGTTCGGCCGATCATCTATGGGCCTCCTCGCCCAAGAGGTCGCCCTCGAAAGGAACGCTCTTCCGGCTCACTATAG
- a CDS encoding AAA family ATPase, with amino-acid sequence MMNPVHESRFLPAGQFGSHLAHLPAGRGYLRNTLSRDAVSRIPRENPAYRFSATLYLDFITWWNMGDAEPLLITGPAGSGKTSAVLEFAARLSVPVVSFTARPRMDRRELVGRWVLAPEGGMRWIDGPAALAWKHGWLLLVNEFSAAPAETWVSANDLLEGLPLENDQTGERIERHPNARIVFTDNTRGHASESEAGYFGREMQDRSVIDRLWHIRFEGLAEDEEAEVLMKEFPPELVREAGVEEAMEVARILARAGAETRASSAHDALGLRSKTIALSHRVLRRTGALMLSYIAGRVPELHDPVEWSLDRAAGHALDRPVRNALITYMKTVLGGRLADLRNLRRETSHA; translated from the coding sequence ATGATGAATCCCGTTCACGAATCCCGATTCCTCCCCGCCGGCCAATTCGGCAGCCATCTGGCGCATCTTCCTGCCGGGAGGGGCTATCTGAGAAATACGCTCTCAAGGGATGCGGTCAGCCGCATCCCGCGGGAAAATCCCGCTTATCGCTTTTCGGCCACGCTCTACCTCGATTTCATCACCTGGTGGAATATGGGGGACGCCGAGCCGCTTCTCATCACCGGACCTGCGGGTTCGGGGAAAACAAGCGCAGTGCTCGAGTTCGCTGCCCGTCTTTCGGTACCGGTCGTTTCCTTTACGGCCAGGCCCCGGATGGACCGCAGGGAGCTTGTAGGCCGCTGGGTGCTTGCACCCGAAGGCGGCATGCGCTGGATTGACGGTCCGGCAGCGCTCGCCTGGAAGCATGGGTGGCTTCTTCTCGTCAATGAGTTTTCAGCGGCTCCCGCTGAAACCTGGGTTTCCGCCAATGATCTTCTTGAGGGGCTTCCTCTCGAGAACGATCAGACGGGGGAAAGAATCGAGCGCCACCCCAACGCGCGCATCGTCTTCACCGACAATACGCGCGGTCATGCGAGCGAATCGGAAGCCGGCTACTTCGGGCGCGAAATGCAGGACCGGTCGGTCATCGACCGGCTCTGGCACATTCGCTTCGAAGGGCTCGCTGAAGACGAGGAAGCGGAAGTCCTCATGAAGGAATTTCCGCCCGAGCTTGTTCGCGAGGCTGGGGTTGAGGAGGCGATGGAAGTTGCCCGCATTCTCGCCCGCGCGGGCGCGGAAACGCGGGCCTCATCCGCTCATGACGCCCTGGGACTCCGGTCGAAAACGATTGCGCTTTCGCACCGGGTTCTGCGGCGCACGGGCGCTCTGATGCTCTCCTACATTGCGGGGAGAGTGCCCGAGCTCCATGATCCGGTCGAATGGTCTCTTGACCGTGCGGCGGGTCATGCGCTTGACCGCCCGGTAAGAAATGCGCTCATTACGTACATGAAGACCGTTCTCGGGGGAAGGCTCGCCGACCTCCGGAACCTCCGCAGGGAGACGAGTCATGCGTAA
- the nikR gene encoding nickel-responsive transcriptional regulator NikR has translation MQRITLSIDDDLADYFVRYAEERGYRNRSEAMRDILRNLASSEELEDPAPGTFCVGVASYIYDHHERQLAMRLTELQHEHGDLVISQMHAHVNGDDCLETVFLRGPVEAVRGFADALVAEPGVRHGHVNIIPAENSVHAHHGHVHRHADGTVHSHE, from the coding sequence ATGCAGCGCATTACGCTTTCGATTGATGACGATCTTGCGGACTACTTTGTCCGCTATGCAGAGGAGCGGGGCTACCGCAACCGCTCCGAAGCGATGCGCGACATCCTGCGCAATCTCGCTTCGAGCGAGGAACTCGAGGATCCCGCGCCGGGAACGTTCTGCGTGGGCGTTGCGAGCTACATCTACGATCATCACGAACGGCAGCTTGCGATGCGGCTTACTGAACTTCAGCATGAGCACGGGGATCTGGTGATCTCCCAGATGCATGCGCACGTCAATGGCGACGATTGTCTCGAGACCGTATTCCTCAGGGGGCCGGTCGAAGCGGTGCGCGGCTTTGCCGATGCGCTCGTGGCCGAACCCGGGGTTCGTCACGGACACGTCAACATCATTCCCGCCGAGAACTCGGTGCATGCGCATCACGGGCACGTGCATCGGCATGCCGACGGAACGGTGCATTCGCACGAATGA
- a CDS encoding basic amino acid ABC transporter substrate-binding protein: protein MKFSTFTRTALAGVAALMICGSAAADTWRVATEGTFPPFEFYNSQTGEVQGFEVDLVKAMAQKMGKDLKLETLGFDAIIPGILSGTLDTGAAGFSITPERGKRVLFSIPFYKSGLTIVVPKGSTGIADFKDLEGKRISVQLGTTSMTYAKQIKGAKVSTFNSAGDAILNMLAGNADAVINDKPVTDYILAQNKNLAAQTMHLKPIATADLFAMVMAKDNTKLKGEIDKALKDLKADGTFNKLHEKWFGVPADPELP, encoded by the coding sequence ATGAAATTCTCTACCTTCACCCGCACCGCTCTTGCCGGCGTCGCCGCGCTCATGATTTGCGGATCCGCAGCCGCCGACACCTGGCGCGTCGCCACTGAAGGCACCTTCCCGCCCTTTGAGTTCTACAACTCTCAGACCGGTGAAGTTCAGGGTTTTGAGGTTGACCTCGTGAAGGCCATGGCTCAGAAGATGGGCAAGGACCTCAAGCTCGAAACGCTCGGCTTCGACGCGATCATTCCGGGCATTCTTTCGGGCACCCTCGATACGGGCGCAGCGGGCTTCTCGATCACGCCCGAACGCGGCAAGCGCGTTCTCTTCTCGATCCCCTTCTATAAGTCCGGCCTCACGATCGTGGTGCCGAAGGGATCGACGGGCATCGCCGACTTCAAGGACCTTGAAGGGAAGCGCATTTCCGTTCAGCTCGGCACGACTTCGATGACCTACGCCAAGCAGATCAAGGGGGCCAAGGTCTCGACCTTCAATTCCGCGGGCGACGCGATCCTCAACATGCTCGCCGGCAATGCCGATGCCGTCATCAACGACAAGCCCGTGACGGACTACATCCTTGCCCAGAACAAGAACCTCGCCGCTCAGACGATGCATCTGAAGCCCATCGCCACGGCCGACCTTTTCGCCATGGTCATGGCAAAGGACAACACCAAGCTCAAGGGTGAAATCGACAAGGCCCTCAAGGACCTGAAGGCTGACGGCACCTTCAACAAGCTCCACGAAAAGTGGTTCGGCGTTCCGGCTGATCCCGAACTCCCCTAA
- a CDS encoding amidohydrolase, translated as MPRIHYANVCAFCGRTGRPFLTDFTVEDGFFIDAEKPIADGDEIRTVDMRGAFVMPAFLDVHAHPEGLAMTLSAVPCTPPEVRSIDDLVAALKKSPNALSGEGWIDGWGYDESLLAEKRSPTRTDLDRVSTTQPVWIRRSDYHSAVVNSKALELAGIDRNTPDPEGGAFGRDEDGNPDGRLIELGAVNYVEARARPPKTFEKDVESILKLGDHYLHHGILVTADMMAHRRAPGQTEPLALYRAAENRGLPVEMNLYAVWTGGENPEGMEDFSDDEKQGAIRYAGVKLFADGSISGRTAAVRNPYVLPEGAPEPEFPSGMMTLTEPVFRAAMAFARRNSVQCAIHIMGDRSIDAVLDWLSTESPWLSDVPSVRLEHVSMMRPDQLEKMLALPIRPALTTQIIFPFAEWRSYHAALTQKDFSVCYAVKTLSEKVEAMALSSDAPCTTWSDTDDIFVSLEAAVTRRDSDGGYFNPSEAVSIGTALSLYTSRAALVMPERGIVGAIEPGARANFITLSANPFMIAPSKLRDLRVTGVWKDGKRLLG; from the coding sequence ATGCCACGCATTCATTACGCCAACGTCTGCGCCTTCTGCGGCCGCACCGGCCGCCCGTTCCTCACGGACTTTACGGTTGAGGACGGCTTTTTCATTGATGCGGAGAAGCCGATTGCCGACGGCGACGAAATCCGTACGGTCGACATGCGGGGCGCATTTGTAATGCCGGCATTTCTCGATGTGCATGCGCATCCGGAAGGGCTTGCGATGACGCTCTCTGCCGTTCCCTGCACGCCGCCCGAGGTCCGCTCGATCGACGATCTTGTCGCGGCGCTTAAAAAATCTCCCAATGCGCTGTCGGGCGAAGGCTGGATCGACGGCTGGGGGTACGACGAGAGCCTCCTTGCGGAGAAGCGCTCTCCCACCCGCACCGATCTGGATCGGGTGAGCACGACGCAGCCGGTCTGGATCCGCCGCTCCGACTACCATTCAGCCGTCGTTAATTCAAAGGCGCTTGAGCTCGCCGGGATCGACCGCAATACGCCCGATCCGGAGGGCGGCGCATTCGGCCGCGATGAAGACGGGAACCCCGACGGCCGTCTGATTGAGCTTGGAGCCGTCAACTATGTCGAAGCCAGGGCGCGGCCGCCGAAGACCTTCGAAAAGGATGTCGAATCGATTCTGAAGCTCGGAGACCATTATCTTCATCACGGCATTCTCGTCACGGCCGACATGATGGCGCATAGAAGAGCGCCGGGACAGACGGAGCCGCTCGCGCTTTATCGTGCTGCCGAGAACCGGGGCCTCCCCGTTGAAATGAATCTTTATGCCGTCTGGACCGGCGGAGAAAATCCTGAGGGCATGGAGGACTTTTCTGATGATGAGAAGCAGGGCGCAATCCGTTATGCCGGCGTGAAGCTCTTTGCCGACGGATCCATTTCCGGCCGCACGGCCGCGGTGCGCAATCCCTATGTGCTCCCGGAAGGGGCTCCCGAACCCGAATTCCCCTCGGGGATGATGACGCTCACGGAACCGGTCTTCAGAGCCGCGATGGCCTTTGCAAGAAGAAATTCCGTACAGTGCGCCATTCACATCATGGGAGACCGTTCCATTGATGCGGTGCTCGACTGGCTTTCAACGGAGTCTCCGTGGCTTTCGGATGTGCCTTCCGTGAGGCTCGAGCACGTGAGCATGATGCGTCCCGACCAGCTCGAAAAAATGCTTGCGCTTCCCATCCGGCCCGCACTTACGACCCAGATCATCTTCCCGTTTGCCGAGTGGAGAAGCTACCACGCAGCCCTCACGCAGAAGGATTTCAGCGTCTGCTACGCCGTGAAGACGCTGTCCGAGAAGGTCGAGGCAATGGCGCTTTCATCCGATGCCCCGTGCACGACCTGGAGCGATACGGACGATATCTTTGTGTCTCTTGAGGCTGCGGTGACGCGCCGGGACTCTGACGGCGGCTACTTCAATCCCTCGGAGGCCGTTTCCATCGGCACCGCGCTTTCGCTCTACACGAGCCGCGCCGCCCTTGTGATGCCCGAGCGCGGCATTGTCGGGGCGATCGAACCCGGAGCCCGCGCCAATTTCATCACCTTGTCGGCCAATCCCTTCATGATTGCGCCTTCGAAGCTTCGCGACCTTCGCGTCACCGGCGTCTGGAAGGACGGGAAGCGCCTCCTCGGGTGA
- a CDS encoding IS110 family RNA-guided transposase, with amino-acid sequence MSKSNRTDTPLRAARAQISNPEITVHAMYRSAIGIDVHLNLLVCCHQKQVAGHREQSESRDFNTDRASIDAFAAWCRECNPDIILMESTGSLWQSPYEALERAGFTSEQLALINARDAKAAAGRKTDRKDASRLASLARTGNFKKSFVPEKAFRLQRVISRDLQKNRNDISRTSNRFGKSLNLTGCRPTTVFSDIRGGKAASLILMAKLRDDPHLFDVIKQNSRRLRASPEQIMQALNFEIEPMMKEQILALRKKIDQLEEYDRSTFERLRQLQAPYEKDIQLLITITGIQERSARMIYAELCADLKDHFPTSEQFTSWLGICPGDNTSAGKQKSGKCPKGNKHLRRTLIEAARGLVVGGTAALKEKFQVLKMRRGYRRAMVAFAHLLARIIYSVLTHQKGFEPYQSTAFRDTLMERAKNGVKQLLKLKGTKYVIADGLVVETKTGAILGAVVSS; translated from the coding sequence ATGAGTAAGTCTAACCGTACCGATACGCCATTGCGAGCTGCCCGTGCGCAGATCAGTAATCCCGAAATTACTGTTCACGCGATGTACCGCTCGGCAATAGGCATTGACGTTCATCTCAACCTACTCGTCTGCTGCCATCAGAAGCAGGTTGCAGGTCATCGTGAACAATCTGAGAGCCGGGATTTCAATACCGACCGCGCAAGCATCGATGCTTTCGCCGCCTGGTGCCGTGAATGCAATCCCGACATCATCCTTATGGAATCAACCGGGTCATTGTGGCAGAGCCCGTACGAAGCCCTCGAGAGAGCCGGCTTCACTTCTGAGCAGCTGGCTCTGATCAATGCCCGCGACGCCAAAGCGGCAGCCGGCCGCAAAACGGACCGCAAGGACGCATCACGTCTGGCGTCTCTTGCCCGAACGGGAAACTTCAAAAAATCCTTCGTGCCGGAGAAGGCCTTTCGTCTGCAGCGCGTCATTTCACGTGATCTGCAGAAGAACAGGAATGACATTTCCCGAACTTCCAATCGTTTCGGCAAGTCTCTGAATCTCACCGGATGCCGGCCTACAACGGTATTCAGCGACATCCGCGGAGGCAAAGCTGCCAGCCTCATCCTGATGGCCAAGCTCAGAGATGATCCGCACTTGTTTGATGTCATCAAGCAAAACAGCCGCCGGCTGCGGGCAAGCCCTGAGCAGATCATGCAGGCGCTCAACTTCGAAATCGAGCCGATGATGAAGGAGCAGATTCTGGCGCTCCGGAAAAAGATCGATCAGCTCGAGGAGTACGACCGAAGCACTTTCGAAAGGCTCCGCCAGCTGCAGGCTCCCTACGAGAAGGACATCCAGCTGCTCATTACCATAACGGGGATTCAGGAACGCTCGGCCCGCATGATTTACGCCGAACTCTGTGCGGATTTGAAGGACCACTTCCCCACGTCAGAGCAGTTTACTTCCTGGCTCGGCATTTGCCCGGGGGACAACACATCTGCCGGCAAACAGAAAAGTGGAAAATGCCCGAAAGGGAACAAACACCTGAGGCGCACGCTGATTGAAGCCGCCAGAGGACTTGTGGTCGGCGGTACCGCTGCGCTGAAGGAAAAATTCCAGGTGCTCAAGATGCGGCGCGGCTACAGGCGTGCCATGGTCGCCTTCGCACACCTGCTCGCACGCATCATTTATTCCGTTCTCACTCATCAGAAAGGCTTTGAGCCTTACCAGTCAACGGCGTTTCGGGACACCTTGATGGAACGAGCAAAGAACGGCGTAAAGCAGTTGCTGAAACTCAAAGGAACGAAATACGTGATCGCTGACGGCCTGGTTGTGGAGACGAAAACGGGTGCGATCCTAGGCGCAGTCGTCAGCAGTTAG
- a CDS encoding ABC transporter substrate-binding protein, producing the protein MLFPATRKKTLAAKLLLLNALLLTSLSAEALKLFDFQKDDHSALPPGVSAKVVTAAVGSGFTTLDPYNATDKLSRQVMKAFYEGFFRLNSKMEVEPALALEATPSKDGLTWVIKLREGVRFSNGEIFDAHAAKANIDHLIHDPTRLGRSAMFGEIVRADATDLYELTIHLKKPLAPMKRRMAGGILSMVCPSALMNPGWNLAQKPCGTGPYQLKSYNPSELLEVERRKDYWDAGWPKLSGIRFVPVPENHTRAAMLRTGEADFIFPMPYESADEINRQKNLFISRKPSTVMRFIAMNTMKKPMSDLKVREALNYAISREAIVKAAYRGYARPAGGVMPPSIPNALLIGSWPYDPEKARALLREAGYPDGFDINLWCAYNDSASIKAVQVVQQQLALVGVRVKITVLEAGERVARIHNVKRPEDSALELYYTGWAASSDADWSLRPLYYGPSMPPVLFNTAYYRNPEVDRLLDEALSINDEVESRKVYAGIQERIRSDAPYVWLILEDTAAAWREELSGFTATPDGGIDFIKAEWHPEK; encoded by the coding sequence ATGCTTTTCCCTGCAACAAGGAAGAAGACGCTCGCTGCAAAATTGCTTCTTTTGAATGCGCTTCTCCTGACATCGCTTTCCGCAGAAGCGCTGAAGCTCTTTGACTTTCAAAAAGACGACCATTCCGCTCTCCCTCCGGGCGTCTCCGCCAAGGTCGTAACGGCAGCCGTCGGTTCGGGCTTTACGACGCTCGACCCCTACAACGCCACGGACAAGCTTTCGCGTCAGGTCATGAAGGCTTTCTATGAGGGCTTCTTCCGTCTGAATTCCAAAATGGAAGTGGAGCCCGCCCTGGCGCTCGAGGCAACGCCGAGCAAGGACGGCCTCACCTGGGTCATCAAGCTCCGCGAGGGCGTCAGGTTTTCGAACGGCGAGATTTTCGACGCGCATGCCGCCAAGGCCAACATCGATCACCTCATCCACGATCCCACGCGGCTCGGCCGCTCGGCCATGTTCGGGGAAATCGTTCGCGCGGATGCGACAGACCTCTACGAACTCACGATTCACCTGAAGAAGCCCCTTGCGCCCATGAAGCGCCGCATGGCGGGCGGCATTCTCTCCATGGTCTGCCCCTCGGCCCTGATGAATCCCGGCTGGAATCTTGCACAGAAGCCCTGCGGAACGGGGCCTTATCAGCTTAAGAGCTACAACCCATCGGAACTTCTCGAGGTTGAAAGGCGAAAGGACTACTGGGACGCCGGGTGGCCGAAGCTTTCCGGGATCCGCTTCGTCCCGGTTCCCGAAAACCACACGCGCGCGGCAATGCTGAGAACGGGGGAAGCCGACTTCATCTTCCCCATGCCCTACGAGTCGGCGGACGAAATCAACCGTCAGAAGAACCTCTTCATCTCCCGCAAGCCCTCCACCGTCATGCGCTTCATCGCGATGAACACGATGAAGAAGCCCATGAGCGACCTGAAGGTGCGCGAAGCCCTCAACTATGCGATCAGCCGCGAAGCGATCGTTAAGGCGGCCTATCGGGGATACGCCCGGCCTGCGGGCGGCGTGATGCCGCCCTCCATTCCCAATGCTCTGCTGATCGGCTCCTGGCCCTATGATCCCGAAAAAGCCAGGGCGCTTCTCAGGGAAGCGGGCTACCCCGACGGGTTCGACATCAACCTCTGGTGCGCCTACAACGACTCGGCGTCCATCAAGGCCGTGCAGGTTGTTCAGCAGCAGCTCGCGCTGGTCGGCGTGCGCGTGAAGATTACGGTTCTCGAAGCTGGAGAACGCGTGGCGCGCATCCACAACGTGAAGCGCCCGGAGGATTCAGCGCTTGAGCTCTACTACACGGGCTGGGCCGCCTCATCCGACGCCGACTGGTCGCTTCGCCCCCTCTATTACGGCCCGAGCATGCCGCCGGTGCTCTTCAACACTGCCTACTATCGAAACCCGGAAGTAGACAGACTGCTTGACGAAGCGCTCTCAATCAACGACGAAGTTGAATCCCGGAAGGTCTATGCCGGCATCCAGGAACGCATCCGCAGCGACGCGCCTTACGTCTGGCTGATCCTCGAAGATACCGCAGCAGCCTGGCGCGAAGAGCTTTCCGGATTCACGGCGACCCCGGATGGCGGCATCGATTTCATTAAGGCTGAATGGCATCCGGAAAAATAA